The following are from one region of the Nicotiana tomentosiformis chromosome 7, ASM39032v3, whole genome shotgun sequence genome:
- the LOC104100275 gene encoding ABC transporter G family member 9, translated as MEEEMADIQITQLESAAIFKKTNLPVTLKFENVVYKIKPKKEGLFNSSSKLEEEKIILKGITGIVFPGEMLAMLGPSGSGKTTLLTGLGGRLSGRLAGSITYNGKPFTNAMKRYTGFVTQDDILYPHLTVTETLLFTALLRLPKTLSHEEKVVHAEAVISQLGLTKCKDSIIGGPLLRGISGGERKRVSIGQEMLINPSLLFLDEPTSGLDSTTAQKIVSTLWELVKGGRTIVMTIHQPSSRLFYMFHKVLLLSEGNPLYFGRGEDAMGYFSSIGFSPLVAMNPSDFLLDLANGVLDDPQEDQASIKQTLVTAFKTNLLDSVKEELRKFDDQQVHGKLHKGKFSQWSNTWWQQFSVLFRRGMKERKHESFSGLKIGQVLVVAFLCGLLWWQSKDIQDQIGLMFFYSGFWGFYPLFQAIFTFPQERMMLEKERSSGMYRLSSYFMSRTVGDLPMELVLPTIFVIITYWMAGLKPFAPNFFSTLFTLLFSVLVSQGLGLALGALVMDQKSATILGSVIMLSFTLAGGYYVHHVPSFIAWIKYISISQYTFKLLIGSQFEPGETYPCGLNATCYVEDFPAIKSVGLGDKAISVVALGIMLVAYRLLAYVALMRIGVTKK; from the exons ATGGAAGAGGAGATGGCGGACATACAAATTACTCAACTCGAAAGTGCCGCCATCTTCAAGAAAACTAATCTTCCTGTCACTCTCAAG TTTGAGAATGTTGTGTACAAGATTAAGCCTAAGAAAGAAGGGTTATTCAATAGTTCCTCTAAACTGGAAGAAGAGAAAATAATCTTGAAGGGGATAACGGGCATAGTTTTCCCTGGTGAAATGCTGGCCATGTTAGGCCCTTCTGGCAGTGGTAAAACAACTCTACTAACCGGACTAGGAGGCCGGTTGAGTGGCCGTCTTGCTGGCAGTATTACTTATAATGGAAAGCCCTTCACCAACGCCATGAAGCGTTACACTGGATTTGTTACCCAAGATGACATTCTTTACCCTCACCTCACTGTGACTGAAACACTTTTATTTACTGCCCTGCTCCGCTTGCCTAAAACATTATCTCACGAGGAAAAAGTTGTGCATGCAGAAGCTGTAATATCTCAGTTGGGATTGACAAAATGCAAGGACAGCATTATTGGAGGTCCGTTATTGAGAGGAATTTCTGGAGGGGAGCGGAAAAGGGTCAGTATTGGGCAAGAAATGCTTATTAATCCAAGTTTGCTCTTTTTGGATGAACCAACATCAGGCCTTGATTCAACTACAGCTCAAAAGATTGTGTCAACTTTGTGGGAGCTAGTGAAGGGTGGGAGGACCATTGTGATGACAATACACCAACCTTCAAGTAGGCTATTTTACATGTTCCACAAAGTGTTGTTATTATCAGAAGGAAATCCATTGTACTTTGGGCGAGGCGAAGATGCCATGGGATATTTTTCGAGTATTGGATTTTCCCCCTTAGTCGCAATGAATCCCTCCGACTTCTTGTTAGATCTTGCAAATG GTGTTTTAGATGATCCACAAGAAGATCAAGCATCAATCAAGCAAACTTTAGTAACTGCTTTCAAAACCAATCTGTTGGATAGCGTGAAGGAAGAATTGCGAAAATTTGATGATCAACAAGTTCATGGAAAATTACATAAAGGGAAATTCAGTCAATGGTCAAACACCTGGTGGCAGCAATTTTCGGTATTGTTTAGAAGAGGAATGAAAGAACGAAAACATGAGTCCTTCTCAGGCCTCAAGATTGGACAGGTCTTAGTGGTAGCTTTCTTGTGTGGGTTATTGTGGTGGCAATCTAAAGACATACAAGATCAG ATTGGGCTTATGTTCTTCTACTCTGGATTCTGGGGCTTCTATCCTCTCTTCCAAGCCATTTTTACTTTCCCCCAAGAAAGAATGATGCTAGAGAAGGAAAGATCTTCAGGCATGTACAGACTCTCTTCATACTTCATGTCAAGAACTGTCGGTGACCTTCCAATGGAGTTAGTTCTTCCTACTATTTTTGTTATCATAACATACTGGATGGCAGGCCTAAAACCATTTGCGCCGAATTTCTTCTCTACCTTATTCACTCTCCTGTTTAGTGTATTAGTCTCACAGGGCCTTGGACTTGCTCTTGGTGCATTGGTTATGGACCAAAAATCAGCTACTATACTTGGTTCAGTAATCATGTTATCGTTCACATTAGCGGGAGGATATTACGTTCACCATGTTCCTAGCTTCATTGCTTGGATCAAATACATATCAATTAGCCAGTACACTTTCAAGTTGTTGATAGGGTCACAGTTTGAGCCAGGGGAAACATATCCTTGTGGCTTAAATGCAACTTGTTATGTTGAAGATTTTCCAGCAATAAAGTCAGTAGGGCTCGGAGATAAAGCGATATCAGTGGTTGCATTGGGTATAATGCTTGTGGCTTACAGGTTGCTAGCATATGTTGCTCTTATGAGGATTGGTGTGACAAAGAAATAG